In one Erythrobacteraceae bacterium WH01K genomic region, the following are encoded:
- a CDS encoding sigma factor, giving the protein MLHLSWKGSIAVAQQSTQTLEVLVQHYRSLRSGFLEEGSPPGRRMQSEADREFRRIVSALSARIRYLTRRYGLDDMADDAAQACAIGIHRAIASYDPQKAAFATHATWAMRGELQSLRHRVRLDQRTSARNASIVTVALGLGHEDDAAAALEIVDETAQQMVEEGASAHLASRWARGLIGAASDEKRITHRDGDRAWRYWMEGGQGNRAARERQRQAGRRVARHCFAIHAAMAGA; this is encoded by the coding sequence ATGCTCCACTTGTCATGGAAGGGGAGCATCGCGGTGGCGCAGCAAAGCACGCAAACGCTGGAAGTTCTGGTGCAGCATTATCGCTCTCTCAGGTCCGGTTTTCTGGAAGAGGGATCGCCACCGGGCCGCAGGATGCAGAGCGAAGCCGACCGAGAATTCCGCCGCATCGTCTCAGCCCTGTCCGCACGGATCCGTTACCTGACGCGGCGCTATGGTCTGGACGACATGGCGGACGACGCAGCGCAGGCCTGTGCCATCGGTATCCACCGCGCCATCGCTAGCTACGACCCGCAAAAGGCCGCGTTTGCGACCCACGCGACCTGGGCGATGCGGGGAGAGCTGCAATCCCTGCGCCACCGCGTTCGGCTCGACCAGAGGACAAGCGCGCGCAATGCCTCAATTGTCACCGTGGCCCTTGGCCTGGGCCACGAGGACGACGCAGCCGCCGCGCTCGAGATCGTCGACGAAACCGCGCAGCAAATGGTGGAGGAAGGGGCTTCGGCGCACCTTGCGTCACGTTGGGCAAGGGGGCTGATCGGCGCGGCTTCGGACGAAAAGCGCATCACGCACCGCGATGGGGACCGGGCGTGGCGCTACTGGATGGAAGGCGGGCAGGGCAATCGTGCCGCGCGGGAGAGGCAGCGCCAGGCCGGAAGGCGCGTGGCGCGGCATTGCTTCGCCATCCACGCTGCGATGGCGGGTGCCTGA
- a CDS encoding electron transfer flavoprotein subunit alpha/FixB family protein codes for MNTLVLVEHDNNSVNDATLAVVTAAAKLGDVTALVAGSNCGGAADAAAKIAGVSKVLKADDAAYEHQLAENVAPLAAKIMADYDAFLAPATTNGKNIAPRVAAHLDVMQVSDILSVEGEKTFTRPIYAGNAIATVESSDPKLVITVRGTAFDKAEAEGGSASVEDVTGPGDAGTSSFVGEEIAESDRPELTSANVIVSGGRALKDADTFEEIITPLADKLGAGIGASRAAVDAGYVPNDYQVGQTGKIVAPEVYIAIGISGAIQHLAGMKDSKTIIAINKDEDAPIFQVADIGLVADLYKAVPELTGKL; via the coding sequence ATGAACACTCTGGTTCTGGTCGAACACGACAACAACTCGGTCAACGATGCCACGCTGGCTGTGGTGACCGCCGCTGCGAAGCTGGGCGATGTGACTGCACTGGTCGCTGGCTCCAACTGCGGCGGTGCTGCCGACGCTGCTGCGAAGATCGCTGGCGTGTCGAAGGTCCTGAAGGCCGACGATGCCGCCTACGAGCACCAACTGGCCGAAAACGTGGCCCCGCTGGCGGCCAAGATCATGGCGGATTACGACGCCTTCCTCGCACCCGCCACGACCAACGGGAAAAATATCGCCCCGCGCGTCGCAGCCCATCTCGACGTGATGCAGGTGTCCGACATCCTGTCGGTCGAAGGCGAGAAGACCTTCACCCGTCCGATCTATGCCGGCAACGCCATCGCGACGGTGGAATCCAGCGATCCCAAGCTGGTCATCACCGTGCGCGGCACGGCTTTCGACAAGGCCGAGGCCGAAGGCGGCTCTGCCAGCGTAGAGGACGTAACCGGTCCGGGCGATGCTGGCACGTCGAGCTTCGTGGGTGAGGAAATCGCCGAGAGCGACCGCCCCGAACTTACCAGCGCAAACGTCATCGTTTCGGGTGGCCGCGCACTGAAGGATGCCGACACGTTCGAGGAAATCATCACCCCGCTGGCTGACAAGCTGGGTGCCGGCATCGGCGCCAGCCGTGCCGCCGTCGATGCGGGCTACGTCCCCAACGACTACCAGGTCGGCCAGACGGGCAAGATCGTGGCCCCGGAAGTCTACATCGCCATCGGTATCTCGGGTGCGATCCAGCACCTCGCCGGGATGAAGGATTCCAAGACCATCATCGCGATCAACAAGGACGAGGACGCTCCGATCTTCCAGGTCGCCGACATCGGCCTCGTCGCCGATCTCTACAAGGCCGTACCGGAACTAACCGGCAAGCTCTGA
- a CDS encoding DUF445 domain-containing protein yields MRITATLMLLAMACIFVASKQVLDLHPAWGFVNAFAEAAMVGGLADWFAVTALFRHPLGLPIPHTAIIPKNKDRIADTMADFLRTNFLTPAVVARRMQGMNVAGAAGDFLVDPASEADGGTRSRITGGAAELFAEVLESLDPNRLGTQVRSGLASQFAKIDVAPLVGRMLENAIADSRHLPLMDGVIRWTGLTLEDNEETVREIISQRANSVLRWTGLDERIATSVLDGLYRLLAEVLVDPDHELRGKIQEGMEKLAHDLQHDAQTRERVEDLKREMLENPALAEWWMGVWERIRLSLIRRARDPDSALGDEMRKGLAELGNALRQDQRLQMQVNRFARRTAVGVATRYGAQIVQLVSETVRRWDATTVTDRVEGAVGRDLQFIRINGTIVGGLVGMAIHTLDILI; encoded by the coding sequence ATGCGGATCACCGCAACGCTCATGCTGCTGGCGATGGCGTGCATCTTCGTCGCGTCGAAACAGGTGCTGGACCTGCACCCGGCATGGGGGTTCGTTAATGCCTTTGCCGAGGCGGCCATGGTGGGCGGACTGGCTGACTGGTTCGCGGTGACGGCCCTGTTCCGGCATCCGCTGGGCCTGCCGATCCCGCACACCGCGATCATCCCCAAGAACAAGGACCGCATCGCCGACACGATGGCGGATTTCCTGCGCACCAATTTCCTGACCCCCGCCGTGGTGGCGCGGCGGATGCAGGGCATGAACGTGGCCGGTGCCGCGGGCGATTTCCTGGTGGACCCGGCGTCAGAGGCGGACGGCGGCACGCGGTCGCGCATCACCGGCGGGGCGGCCGAACTGTTTGCCGAAGTCCTCGAATCGCTCGATCCCAACCGGCTCGGCACGCAGGTGCGCAGCGGGCTCGCCTCGCAATTCGCCAAGATCGATGTCGCGCCGCTGGTCGGGCGAATGCTGGAAAACGCGATTGCCGATTCGCGGCATCTGCCGCTGATGGACGGGGTGATCCGCTGGACCGGACTGACGCTGGAAGACAACGAGGAAACGGTTCGCGAAATCATCAGCCAGCGGGCCAATTCGGTCCTACGCTGGACCGGGCTGGACGAACGCATTGCGACATCCGTCCTCGACGGGCTGTACCGCCTGCTGGCCGAGGTTCTGGTCGATCCCGACCATGAACTGCGCGGGAAAATTCAGGAAGGCATGGAGAAACTGGCGCACGATCTCCAGCACGATGCGCAGACGCGGGAGCGGGTCGAGGACCTGAAGCGCGAAATGCTCGAGAATCCGGCGCTCGCGGAATGGTGGATGGGCGTATGGGAACGCATCCGCCTGTCGCTGATCCGCCGGGCGCGCGATCCAGACAGCGCACTGGGCGATGAAATGCGCAAGGGTTTGGCAGAGCTGGGCAATGCGCTGCGGCAGGACCAGCGCCTGCAGATGCAGGTCAACCGGTTCGCCCGCCGCACCGCTGTCGGGGTCGCGACGCGTTATGGCGCGCAGATCGTGCAGTTGGTGTCTGAAACCGTCCGCCGGTGGGACGCCACCACGGTCACCGACCGGGTGGAGGGTGCGGTCGGCCGCGATCTCCAGTTTATTCGTATCAACGGGACCATCGTGGGCGGCCTGGTCGGCATGGCCATCCACACGCTCGACATCCTGATCTGA